From Pseudomonas sp. CCI4.2, one genomic window encodes:
- a CDS encoding methyl-accepting chemotaxis protein — protein sequence MKIRNVRLAARALLSFGVICSILIALAVTVLSKLNDVHKSASQLQTDWLPSVLQAGKIETAALLYRVDSRRYVMDDDRLSEGSLQKIDLTKRALTQTAEAYTHLVSSVAEQELFNQVKVNVVAYQAKVDELVQLSKIASYPEMAAFVKNTTKPQAVALQASIEELIALNEKGAEQSGKIADDSFKSGLMITIVLSVLAIFFTIVVAVVFTRSISQPILALLLSTRKIANGDLRTPVEVDGADEITDLQNATAAMRLSLKNTIQHISESSSQLASAAEQMSAITNESNVGIQRQSLETDQAATAVNEMTAAVEEVARNAVSASKSTQASERSAHTGQERVGRTIASLQKLSSTVGQTGVEVEGLANQTQNIAKVLDVIRSIAEQTNLLALNAAIEAARAGEQGRGFAVVADEVRALAHRTQSSTQEIEQMIQSIQKDSSTAVQSMKQSSEEAESTLLIAREAGVAIEQIAVAISEINDRNLMIAAASEQQAQVARSVDENLISIRDLSIQSSSAASQTSAASYELSLLAVDLNRLVASFSV from the coding sequence ATGAAAATACGTAACGTAAGACTAGCCGCGAGAGCCCTTCTCAGTTTCGGCGTTATTTGTTCTATCTTGATCGCACTGGCCGTAACTGTTCTCTCTAAGCTTAACGACGTGCACAAGTCTGCGTCCCAGCTGCAGACCGATTGGCTTCCCAGTGTTTTACAGGCTGGAAAAATAGAAACGGCAGCACTGCTTTACCGCGTGGATAGTAGGCGCTACGTGATGGACGATGACAGATTGAGCGAAGGCTCTCTGCAAAAAATTGATCTCACGAAGCGCGCATTAACCCAAACGGCTGAAGCGTATACACATTTGGTTTCTAGTGTTGCCGAACAAGAATTATTCAATCAAGTGAAGGTAAATGTAGTCGCGTATCAAGCCAAGGTCGACGAACTTGTACAACTAAGCAAAATAGCGTCATATCCAGAGATGGCAGCTTTTGTCAAAAATACTACCAAACCTCAAGCTGTCGCATTGCAAGCCTCTATTGAGGAATTGATTGCTCTCAATGAGAAAGGTGCTGAGCAGTCAGGCAAAATTGCTGACGACAGCTTCAAAAGTGGATTGATGATTACCATTGTCCTGAGCGTCCTCGCTATTTTTTTCACCATCGTAGTTGCGGTCGTGTTTACTCGAAGTATCAGCCAACCGATCTTGGCACTGCTGCTCAGCACTCGCAAAATAGCTAACGGCGACTTGCGCACTCCCGTGGAGGTTGATGGTGCCGACGAGATAACTGACCTACAAAACGCAACCGCAGCGATGCGTTTAAGTCTCAAGAATACGATCCAACATATCTCTGAATCCTCCAGCCAATTGGCTTCAGCCGCCGAACAGATGAGCGCGATTACCAACGAGTCGAACGTTGGAATACAACGCCAAAGCCTGGAAACCGACCAGGCTGCTACAGCGGTCAATGAGATGACTGCTGCCGTCGAGGAAGTCGCACGCAACGCTGTCTCGGCCTCCAAATCCACCCAAGCCTCCGAACGTTCTGCCCATACTGGCCAGGAGCGTGTCGGCCGGACGATTGCTTCGCTTCAAAAGCTAAGTAGCACCGTTGGGCAGACCGGCGTGGAAGTCGAAGGTTTGGCAAATCAAACACAGAACATCGCTAAGGTTCTTGATGTGATTCGCTCAATTGCCGAGCAGACTAACCTCTTGGCTTTGAACGCTGCCATCGAAGCGGCACGTGCGGGAGAGCAGGGACGTGGATTCGCAGTGGTCGCCGATGAAGTCAGGGCGCTGGCGCACCGTACCCAGTCATCGACCCAAGAAATAGAGCAGATGATCCAAAGTATCCAGAAAGATTCCTCTACGGCCGTACAGTCAATGAAGCAAAGCAGCGAAGAAGCTGAGTCGACCCTGCTGATCGCCCGTGAGGCGGGGGTTGCGATTGAGCAAATAGCGGTCGCTATCTCCGAAATCAATGATCGAAATCTGATGATTGCTGCTGCTTCTGAGCAGCAAGCGCAGGTCGCTCGATCCGTAGATGAGAACCTTATCAGTATTCGAGACTTATCCATACAAAGCTCGTCTGCCGCCAGTCAAACATCAGCGGCCAGCTATGAACTTTCCTTACTTGCCGTTGACCTGAATCGATTGGTGGCAAGTTTTTCGGTGTAG
- a CDS encoding DUF6957 family protein — MNPAADDKKQLQSKMPVSDDELLGELLFGPALMRHGSELNDAELARITSETFPARSFCIVRIWMLIDVEFTPRLVRLLEKDDLSPTVLYANSTTYAADAQSDTSHGVLSGFQRKYQDCFFETEDMIYVLAGRGARKSAGVPTVFALAEKCGRDFRRNHD, encoded by the coding sequence ATGAACCCAGCCGCCGACGATAAGAAACAACTGCAATCTAAAATGCCGGTTTCGGATGATGAGTTACTGGGGGAGCTGCTCTTTGGGCCTGCATTGATGCGGCACGGTTCAGAGCTCAACGATGCAGAGCTCGCGCGCATTACATCTGAGACTTTTCCCGCACGGTCTTTTTGTATTGTAAGAATCTGGATGCTCATCGATGTTGAATTCACTCCACGCCTCGTCCGTCTGCTTGAAAAAGATGATTTGAGCCCAACAGTGCTTTATGCCAATTCGACTACCTACGCGGCCGATGCGCAGAGCGATACATCACATGGGGTTCTCTCGGGTTTTCAGAGAAAATATCAAGATTGTTTTTTCGAGACAGAAGACATGATTTATGTACTCGCGGGACGTGGGGCGCGGAAAAGCGCCGGCGTTCCCACTGTTTTTGCCTTGGCAGAAAAATGCGGTCGTGACTTCCGGAGGAACCATGACTAG
- a CDS encoding AMP-binding protein, with the protein MNRLELDKASILAVIISLLADELKALRHLSSHQTGSERWSASTLIGEMQETSPLDQDEIAIGADSLELLSLATCVAMFFNIYESGLEDYLLRFKTLGEWADLVATARRRGTENVTFATSGSTGTPKQCLQQWDALVTETSFFAEYFGSSSNLPTQRIIALSPCHHIYGFIFSILLPLQLQLPAVIRAPKALAMIHQRKLRAGDLMIGFPFIWRQLSRQGTSFPAGTKAITSTGPCDPTIIRELQNQGIDCMVEVYGSSETAGIGVRSNPDSPFQLLPRWQRGNNATTLAECETGTEYELDDELKWLGQTHFLPEGRRDECVQVGGINVFPSRITERLQSLPEVAAAAVRLMSALEGERLKAFIVPVEGYVDHEALEAFLHAWCIRNLMAVERPKAFTFGLTLPHNLMGKQSDWPIKAGISAEALLMEMIE; encoded by the coding sequence TTGAACCGACTTGAACTGGATAAAGCCAGCATCTTGGCTGTCATAATCTCGCTACTGGCTGACGAGCTCAAAGCCCTGCGTCACCTATCTTCACACCAGACGGGTAGCGAGCGCTGGAGCGCGTCGACCCTGATAGGTGAAATGCAGGAAACATCCCCGCTCGACCAAGACGAGATAGCAATCGGCGCCGACTCACTGGAGCTCCTGAGTCTAGCGACGTGTGTCGCAATGTTCTTCAACATCTATGAGAGTGGTCTTGAAGACTATCTGCTGCGCTTTAAGACCCTAGGGGAGTGGGCAGATTTGGTTGCAACTGCCCGCCGTCGAGGAACTGAGAACGTTACGTTTGCTACGTCCGGAAGCACGGGTACACCTAAGCAATGCTTGCAGCAGTGGGATGCCCTAGTCACGGAGACATCTTTTTTTGCTGAGTACTTTGGCTCCAGCTCTAACCTGCCGACGCAACGAATCATCGCACTCAGTCCATGCCACCATATTTATGGCTTTATTTTCAGCATACTGTTGCCGCTACAGCTGCAATTACCAGCCGTAATACGCGCGCCGAAAGCACTCGCGATGATCCACCAGCGCAAACTGCGGGCAGGCGACTTGATGATTGGTTTTCCGTTTATCTGGCGACAACTAAGTCGTCAGGGCACCAGCTTTCCGGCGGGGACTAAAGCCATCACCTCTACTGGCCCATGCGACCCTACGATAATTCGCGAGTTGCAAAATCAAGGCATTGATTGCATGGTCGAGGTATATGGCTCAAGTGAGACAGCTGGAATTGGTGTTCGAAGCAATCCCGACTCACCCTTCCAATTACTTCCTCGATGGCAACGCGGTAATAATGCCACCACCTTGGCAGAGTGTGAAACTGGCACTGAATATGAATTGGACGATGAACTGAAGTGGCTGGGTCAGACACATTTTCTGCCTGAAGGTCGCCGCGATGAGTGTGTACAGGTGGGTGGGATCAATGTGTTTCCGTCCCGCATTACCGAGCGTTTGCAGAGTCTCCCCGAGGTTGCGGCTGCGGCTGTTCGGCTTATGTCTGCGCTCGAAGGTGAACGCCTGAAAGCCTTCATCGTGCCTGTCGAAGGTTATGTTGACCATGAGGCTCTAGAGGCGTTCCTACATGCCTGGTGCATACGTAATCTCATGGCAGTTGAACGCCCTAAAGCGTTCACTTTTGGCCTGACGCTGCCACATAACCTAATGGGTAAACAAAGCGACTGGCCGATAAAGGCGGGTATTTCGGCTGAAGCTTTACTCATGGAAATGATAGAGTGA
- a CDS encoding DUF6957 family protein, with protein MSDSLNAVAGFLHGNGEPLLGFEGDDAQAEAEAILNCSGRQYCVVREWIIAHVEVPDDYRASLSADGLEPNVIYAFNVVLHSAGKRRGGDWVRSTFQRSNSEVHLFKTKNTTYVLLGPGVRKNVSAKTILAILE; from the coding sequence ATGTCTGACTCACTGAATGCCGTTGCCGGATTTCTTCATGGCAACGGCGAGCCACTTCTTGGCTTTGAGGGGGATGATGCCCAGGCTGAAGCCGAAGCGATTTTGAATTGTTCAGGCCGCCAGTATTGTGTGGTGCGTGAGTGGATAATCGCGCACGTTGAAGTGCCTGACGACTATCGTGCTTCGCTCTCTGCCGATGGTTTGGAACCGAATGTCATCTATGCTTTTAATGTTGTACTTCATAGTGCTGGCAAGCGGCGCGGGGGCGATTGGGTGCGCAGTACTTTTCAGCGTTCTAATAGCGAAGTGCACTTGTTTAAAACCAAGAATACGACCTACGTTTTGCTCGGCCCGGGGGTCAGGAAAAACGTCAGCGCCAAGACTATCCTGGCGATCCTCGAATGA
- a CDS encoding PAS domain S-box protein: MKKGNQPPLLGVYTLGTFLLSLAPLAEELNAQGSTLITCTDVECLPLLRNSDCLLSELTWLESLEDLQHTLLLDKTRNCNEWIVITDDHSTVVQQRYWIGMGAHHLIHQRSSLEQLIGRLNLNQPEKSALPKILLLSDDVHADLLVDALNEEGLEIILNREVDHALQTLGQVRPDVLIIDLTDACSHVLEIAEIAKQWPETDDLPVIALFSEDCIFQLRQAKALVLLDWHAKQIAPGLLADIAKQRAGAAQNRRRSHQTCVKDAERARARLKNFRHAIDQHSTVSLADTQGRILHVSHSFCEISGYSRAELIGKTHRIVKSGIHPHEFYQDMWMTIRCGKIWHGEVCNRRKDGQLYWVETTIVPFLNEQGKPIQYISIRTDMTQHKANETALRVSHECLQRSQIAGRVGTWEFDMRSRAFQLSSSMIGLFGRTEEFAEVSYETFLSLIHTDDLPHVLNSINRMLSNIDTYEVEHRAIWPDGSWHWLLQRGEAEFDANGRAIRLFGVTQDIHALKIVEQTLQESELRFRSAFDSSGIGMALIGLDGRWLQLNQTLCAMFDFSNDELLKSFPQAIIHPDDLNHYQEVLNRFICNDCVPQQFENRYFTKGGRTVIAELNISLVRNADQQPLHFVCQVQDITQRKAAEHRLTLFGQIFESSEQCIGIFDDRCHMFYQNRALRIELGYEDVDLLGQNFKNFIVDKESPSSKKLLRSISEGRNWQGQLPLRRKNGSEFISNSCVGLVKDEQGQFQYGFNIFTDFSEEIARHRELGQAKVAANAANQAKTDFLSSMSHELRTPMNAILGFAQMLECDDSLGADQLDSVREILNGGDHLLALINEILDLAKIESSSLTLSIEPVALHCIVAECWSLIQPLADARDLSTHFFISEEIIVKADRMRLKQVLLNLLSNAVKYNRVGGQITLKATPCDVGMLRIEVSDTGMGIPATRIDELFQPFSRLDAEYSEIEGTGIGLSIAKRLVKLMGGSIGVNSIEGQGSTFWLELYADEALTQSTTIEPDCIRIRQAGNNFAAQRVLCVDDNPINLKLISTYFKKHPHIQVLTASSPAQGLEIALTQTPDLILLDINMPEMDGYQLLAILQSDPRTRVVPVIAVTANAMPSDVERAQQAGFDSYLTKPINFHQLLEILNRHLNLGVEELA; the protein is encoded by the coding sequence ATGAAGAAGGGTAATCAGCCACCATTGTTGGGCGTCTATACATTAGGCACGTTTTTACTGAGTTTGGCGCCCCTCGCTGAGGAATTAAACGCTCAAGGCTCCACGCTCATAACCTGCACTGATGTTGAGTGCCTACCCTTATTGAGAAATAGCGATTGCCTGCTGTCCGAGCTGACTTGGCTTGAATCACTTGAAGATTTGCAACACACATTGCTATTGGACAAAACGCGTAACTGTAATGAGTGGATCGTGATCACCGATGATCACAGCACCGTAGTGCAACAACGCTATTGGATTGGCATGGGCGCCCACCATTTAATACATCAGCGTAGTTCGCTTGAGCAATTGATCGGCCGCCTCAACCTCAATCAGCCAGAAAAATCTGCACTGCCAAAGATATTACTTCTATCTGATGATGTGCATGCTGATCTGCTCGTCGATGCATTAAATGAAGAGGGTCTAGAGATCATTTTAAATCGCGAGGTAGATCATGCGCTGCAAACCCTAGGGCAGGTGCGACCGGACGTTCTTATTATTGATCTGACCGATGCATGCTCCCATGTGTTGGAGATAGCGGAGATCGCAAAACAATGGCCGGAAACTGATGACTTACCGGTAATTGCGTTGTTCAGTGAGGACTGCATATTCCAACTTCGTCAGGCCAAAGCGCTCGTTCTACTCGACTGGCATGCTAAGCAGATTGCCCCCGGACTGCTAGCCGACATTGCCAAACAACGCGCAGGGGCAGCGCAAAATCGTAGGAGGAGTCATCAAACATGTGTTAAGGACGCCGAGAGGGCCCGAGCGCGCTTGAAAAACTTTCGCCACGCGATCGACCAACACTCGACTGTCAGTTTGGCTGACACCCAAGGGCGCATTCTTCATGTAAGCCATAGTTTTTGTGAAATAAGCGGTTATAGCCGCGCAGAACTTATTGGGAAAACTCATCGCATTGTAAAGTCGGGTATACACCCTCACGAGTTTTACCAGGATATGTGGATGACTATTCGCTGCGGTAAAATCTGGCATGGCGAAGTCTGTAACCGACGTAAGGACGGGCAACTGTATTGGGTTGAGACCACCATCGTACCGTTCCTCAACGAGCAGGGGAAACCCATACAGTACATTTCCATACGCACTGACATGACTCAGCACAAAGCGAATGAGACGGCCCTCCGAGTCAGCCATGAATGTCTTCAGCGCAGCCAGATTGCGGGTCGAGTCGGCACATGGGAGTTTGACATGAGGTCGCGCGCCTTCCAGCTATCCTCTTCGATGATAGGTCTGTTTGGGCGCACAGAGGAATTTGCAGAAGTCAGCTACGAAACATTTTTGAGCCTTATTCATACGGATGATCTTCCGCATGTACTCAACAGTATTAATCGCATGCTTTCGAATATCGACACATACGAAGTCGAGCATCGAGCGATTTGGCCTGATGGGTCGTGGCACTGGTTACTTCAGCGTGGAGAGGCGGAGTTCGATGCCAATGGGCGAGCAATTCGGCTTTTTGGCGTCACTCAGGATATACATGCATTAAAAATCGTAGAGCAGACCCTTCAGGAGAGCGAATTGCGCTTTCGCAGCGCCTTCGACTCCTCTGGCATAGGCATGGCATTGATCGGTTTGGATGGCCGCTGGTTGCAGTTAAATCAAACGCTCTGTGCGATGTTTGATTTTAGCAACGATGAGTTGTTGAAAAGCTTCCCTCAAGCAATTATCCACCCTGATGATTTAAACCATTATCAAGAGGTTCTTAATCGTTTTATTTGTAATGACTGTGTGCCTCAACAATTTGAGAATCGGTACTTCACCAAGGGCGGACGGACGGTCATCGCCGAGCTTAATATTTCTTTGGTTCGCAATGCCGATCAGCAGCCGCTGCATTTTGTTTGCCAAGTTCAAGACATTACCCAGCGCAAAGCAGCAGAGCACCGACTTACCCTATTCGGGCAGATTTTTGAGTCTAGCGAGCAGTGCATCGGCATTTTCGATGATAGGTGTCATATGTTCTATCAAAACCGAGCGCTACGTATCGAGTTAGGATACGAAGATGTTGATCTCCTTGGGCAAAATTTCAAGAATTTCATCGTCGACAAAGAGTCGCCGTCGTCAAAAAAATTGCTGAGAAGCATTTCAGAAGGACGCAATTGGCAAGGACAGTTACCTCTTAGACGAAAAAATGGTTCTGAATTCATCTCTAATAGTTGTGTAGGTCTTGTTAAGGATGAACAAGGTCAGTTCCAGTACGGATTTAATATTTTTACTGACTTTAGCGAAGAAATTGCACGCCATAGAGAACTTGGCCAAGCCAAGGTGGCTGCCAATGCAGCTAATCAGGCTAAAACTGATTTTCTATCGAGCATGAGTCATGAATTGCGTACGCCGATGAATGCTATTCTCGGCTTCGCCCAAATGCTTGAGTGCGACGATAGTCTGGGTGCCGATCAACTTGATAGCGTCCGGGAGATTCTCAACGGCGGTGATCATCTGTTGGCGTTGATCAATGAAATTTTAGACTTAGCCAAAATTGAATCCAGCAGCCTCACCCTGTCTATAGAGCCTGTAGCACTTCACTGTATTGTGGCTGAGTGTTGGAGCCTTATTCAGCCTTTAGCAGATGCTCGCGACCTATCGACCCATTTTTTCATTTCCGAGGAAATCATTGTAAAAGCTGATCGCATGCGCTTGAAACAAGTGCTACTGAACTTGCTCTCAAATGCAGTGAAATACAATCGAGTTGGTGGTCAGATAACGCTAAAAGCGACCCCTTGCGATGTGGGCATGTTGCGTATTGAAGTCTCTGACACTGGGATGGGGATTCCCGCAACTCGTATCGATGAGTTATTTCAGCCATTCAGTCGACTTGATGCGGAATACAGCGAAATAGAAGGGACTGGCATTGGCTTGAGCATTGCCAAACGTCTGGTGAAACTCATGGGGGGTAGCATTGGCGTCAATAGCATTGAAGGTCAGGGCAGTACGTTCTGGCTTGAACTATATGCTGACGAAGCACTCACTCAAAGCACCACCATTGAGCCTGACTGCATCCGCATTCGGCAGGCTGGCAACAACTTTGCAGCTCAGCGCGTGCTGTGCGTGGACGACAATCCGATCAATCTGAAACTGATCAGCACGTATTTTAAAAAGCACCCTCATATTCAAGTCCTCACTGCTAGCTCCCCGGCGCAGGGACTCGAAATTGCCCTCACCCAGACACCCGATCTGATTTTGCTCGACATCAACATGCCGGAAATGGACGGCTACCAATTACTAGCCATTCTTCAGTCAGATCCCCGCACTCGCGTAGTGCCAGTCATTGCCGTCACGGCCAATGCCATGCCATCTGATGTTGAGCGAGCACAGCAAGCCGGATTCGATAGTTATCTAACCAAGCCGATAAACTTTCATCAGTTACTTGAAATATTGAACCGGCACCTTAATCTGGGCGTCGAGGAGTTGGCATGA
- a CDS encoding transposase, with the protein MRVSCSTEVKLKAAALVLDENKSVQDVCANMNIGLTALRRWVDQLPYTPIRPPYLSRMILRGCAVWL; encoded by the coding sequence ATGCGGGTTTCCTGCTCCACCGAGGTCAAGCTCAAGGCTGCCGCCTTGGTGTTGGACGAGAATAAGTCTGTCCAAGATGTCTGCGCCAACATGAATATCGGCCTGACCGCACTGCGTCGGTGGGTGGATCAGTTGCCCTATACACCCATCCGACCTCCGTACCTTTCACGTATGATCCTCAGAGGATGCGCAGTATGGCTCTAG
- a CDS encoding helix-turn-helix domain-containing protein, translating to MSLRNAFAAALQFLRAHQRLSQLDISKQTDPSHVSRLESAQRSVSLEKSKELAQALNLEPLSFLALVYASENRESPRSVLQRAHDDLESFGLLDSEIPAQPSKTDHPRVVESADLKQKIVKLLEEGNSQAQVARILGVAKSTVTRRLQKKEDN from the coding sequence ATGTCGCTTCGCAACGCCTTTGCAGCAGCGCTGCAATTCCTGCGGGCCCACCAGCGATTATCTCAACTGGACATCTCCAAGCAGACCGACCCATCCCACGTGAGCAGATTAGAGTCAGCACAAAGATCTGTTTCTCTTGAGAAAAGCAAAGAGCTCGCCCAAGCACTGAATCTGGAGCCTCTCTCTTTCTTAGCGCTTGTGTATGCGTCTGAGAATAGGGAGTCGCCGCGTTCTGTTCTCCAGCGTGCTCACGATGACCTCGAATCGTTTGGCTTGTTGGATTCAGAAATCCCGGCGCAGCCGAGCAAGACGGATCATCCGCGAGTAGTTGAGTCAGCTGATTTGAAGCAAAAAATCGTCAAGCTTTTGGAGGAAGGGAATTCTCAGGCGCAGGTCGCCCGGATCCTTGGTGTGGCTAAGTCGACAGTTACCCGGCGCTTGCAGAAGAAAGAAGACAACTGA
- a CDS encoding metallophosphoesterase, whose amino-acid sequence MKIQIYSDLHLEFCEFQPPNVNADAVILAGDIDVLARGVTWANETFSCPVIYVCGNHEYYKGHIDKTLKKMKDAAAPHVHVLENEVFVWQQIRFLGTTAWTDFSSTGDAVAASNLAWEWMNDFRLIRADSTFRRLHPDDLVTRNKKSRAWLTQELEKPFSGPTVVVTHHSPTPAVVGDKHDGHLTAAYTNHWPELIEKADVWVFGHTHQAVDIELVGCRIISNPRGYPGESTGFKEGLEVHIQ is encoded by the coding sequence ATGAAAATCCAGATCTACTCAGACCTTCATCTTGAATTTTGCGAGTTTCAACCGCCCAACGTAAATGCAGATGCTGTCATTTTGGCGGGTGACATCGACGTCCTTGCCCGAGGCGTGACCTGGGCCAACGAGACGTTTTCGTGCCCCGTGATTTATGTTTGCGGTAACCATGAATATTACAAAGGTCACATCGACAAAACGCTGAAAAAAATGAAAGACGCAGCCGCGCCCCATGTCCACGTACTCGAAAACGAAGTATTTGTTTGGCAGCAAATTCGTTTTCTTGGAACAACAGCCTGGACTGATTTTTCATCGACCGGCGATGCAGTCGCAGCCAGCAATTTGGCGTGGGAGTGGATGAATGATTTCAGATTGATTCGGGCAGATTCTACCTTTCGACGCTTGCACCCGGATGACCTTGTCACCCGAAACAAAAAGTCTCGCGCCTGGCTAACTCAAGAACTGGAAAAACCATTTTCTGGCCCGACTGTTGTCGTGACTCACCACTCTCCAACGCCTGCGGTTGTCGGCGACAAGCATGATGGACATTTGACTGCCGCGTACACAAACCACTGGCCTGAGTTAATTGAAAAGGCGGATGTGTGGGTGTTCGGACACACGCATCAAGCTGTTGATATTGAGCTTGTGGGCTGCCGGATCATCTCGAATCCACGAGGTTACCCAGGAGAGAGCACTGGGTTTAAAGAGGGCTTGGAGGTGCATATTCAATGA
- a CDS encoding methyl-accepting chemotaxis protein, with protein MGNLVSVAVANVIMPMTFSITMLAMLLAGGLSSVAIVALLSPLNRLTLRALAIADNPLSQLLYTGRSDEFGQIDFALHMMESETGSIIGRIGDASNRLGEHANRLLSEIETSNLLTAEQHAETDQIATAVNQMAASIQEVAANAQHAADRAGRAYSETSSGQRLVAHTSQSITELEGEIQQAARVIHELEGQSNEISKVLDVIRSIADQTNLLALNAAIEAARAGEQGRGFAVVADEVRNLAARTQQSTTDIQGMISALQERARAAVTVMEQSSQQAHSSVSHAQDAATALNGIGKRVNEITDMNAQIAAAVEQQGGVSEDINRSINSIRDTANANVQTVLSNFESAAAVAQLSSTMSELAKQFWEKRH; from the coding sequence ATGGGCAATCTGGTCAGCGTGGCAGTGGCAAATGTTATCATGCCTATGACGTTCAGCATCACGATGCTTGCGATGCTCTTAGCTGGCGGCTTGAGCTCAGTCGCTATCGTGGCCTTGTTGTCTCCTCTGAATCGCCTCACTCTAAGGGCCCTGGCTATTGCAGATAATCCCCTTAGCCAGTTGCTCTACACAGGACGTAGCGATGAGTTCGGCCAAATAGACTTCGCCTTACACATGATGGAGTCTGAAACAGGATCTATTATCGGACGCATTGGCGATGCGTCCAATCGACTGGGGGAGCACGCCAACCGGCTTCTTAGTGAGATCGAGACAAGCAACTTATTGACCGCCGAGCAACACGCAGAGACAGACCAAATTGCGACGGCTGTTAATCAGATGGCTGCTAGTATTCAGGAAGTGGCCGCCAACGCTCAACATGCTGCCGATAGAGCGGGAAGGGCTTACAGCGAAACCTCGTCGGGACAACGCTTGGTTGCTCATACCAGTCAGTCTATTACCGAACTGGAAGGTGAGATTCAGCAGGCCGCACGAGTTATTCATGAGCTTGAGGGTCAAAGCAATGAAATCTCGAAGGTGTTGGACGTAATTCGCAGTATTGCCGATCAGACCAACTTACTAGCCCTGAATGCTGCGATTGAGGCTGCTCGCGCCGGAGAGCAGGGGCGAGGGTTTGCCGTGGTGGCGGATGAAGTACGCAACCTTGCGGCCCGTACTCAGCAGTCAACGACAGATATCCAAGGCATGATCAGCGCTTTGCAAGAAAGGGCCCGCGCTGCCGTGACTGTGATGGAGCAGAGCAGCCAGCAAGCACACTCCAGTGTCAGTCATGCCCAAGACGCCGCCACCGCACTTAACGGTATCGGGAAGCGAGTAAATGAAATCACCGATATGAATGCGCAGATAGCGGCAGCTGTCGAGCAGCAAGGCGGGGTTAGTGAGGACATTAACCGCAGTATCAACAGCATTCGAGATACCGCTAATGCTAACGTCCAGACAGTACTGAGCAATTTCGAAAGCGCAGCAGCTGTTGCACAGTTATCTTCGACAATGAGCGAACTGGCCAAACAGTTTTGGGAGAAACGTCATTGA
- a CDS encoding helix-turn-helix transcriptional regulator, protein MTIFGKRLNQARKAVGLFQERLGILAGIEEASASARMNQYEKGVHEPGVGTVKQIAEACGYPVAFFYCEQDDEAELVALFHKLKKGQRGEVLAAAKKLIDG, encoded by the coding sequence ATGACGATTTTTGGTAAGCGTCTTAATCAGGCCAGGAAGGCGGTGGGTCTCTTTCAGGAAAGGCTGGGGATTCTCGCAGGGATCGAAGAGGCTTCTGCCAGCGCAAGGATGAACCAATATGAGAAAGGTGTTCACGAGCCTGGCGTGGGGACGGTCAAACAGATCGCTGAGGCCTGTGGTTACCCAGTGGCTTTCTTTTACTGCGAGCAGGATGATGAGGCTGAGCTGGTTGCCTTATTTCATAAATTGAAGAAGGGGCAGCGGGGGGAAGTGTTGGCTGCGGCCAAGAAATTAATTGATGGCTGA
- the pyp gene encoding photoactive yellow protein has product MQLISFGSNDIENTLAKMSAGQLDKVAFGAIQLDASGKILQYNAAEGDITGRKPGEVIGKNFFRDVAPCTNRPEFQGRFADGVKNGNLNTMFEYVFDYQMKPTKVKVHMKKALTGETYWVFVKRL; this is encoded by the coding sequence ATGCAATTGATAAGCTTTGGATCTAATGACATCGAGAATACTCTCGCCAAGATGTCGGCTGGACAGCTCGACAAGGTTGCATTTGGCGCTATTCAGCTCGACGCATCCGGTAAAATCTTGCAGTACAACGCTGCGGAAGGGGACATTACCGGCCGCAAGCCGGGCGAAGTAATAGGTAAAAACTTTTTCCGTGATGTAGCACCTTGCACCAATCGACCCGAGTTCCAAGGCCGCTTTGCCGACGGCGTCAAGAATGGCAACCTCAATACGATGTTCGAATATGTCTTCGACTATCAAATGAAGCCCACCAAAGTAAAAGTGCACATGAAGAAGGCCTTAACCGGCGAAACCTATTGGGTTTTCGTCAAGCGTCTCTGA